Proteins found in one Alicyclobacillus cycloheptanicus genomic segment:
- the rpoD gene encoding RNA polymerase sigma factor RpoD — MKEIQREAAREEERGLTLQDAKAALVQLGKRRGSLTYTEIVNRLGAFDLDPDQLDEFFDHLSEQGVDVINERDDEEDEDDESQERDQEEERFDLNDLTMPPGVKISDPVRMYLKEIGRVPLLSAAEEIELAKRIEEGDEEAKRRLAEANLRLVVSIAKRYVGRGMLFLDLIQEGNLGLIKAVEKFDYRKGYKFSTYATWWIRQAITRAIADQARTIRIPVHMVETINKLIRISRQLLQELGREPTAEEIAAEMDMTPEKVREIQKIAQEPVSLETPIGEEDDSHLGDFIPDDEAPAPADAAAYELLKEQLEDVLDTLTEREENVLRLRFGLDDGRTRTLEEVGKVFGVTRERIRQIEAKALRKLRHPSRSKRLKDFLE; from the coding sequence AACGTGGACTGACCCTTCAGGATGCGAAAGCTGCGCTGGTGCAGTTGGGAAAACGGCGTGGTTCGTTGACTTATACTGAAATCGTCAATCGACTCGGCGCTTTCGACCTCGATCCGGACCAGTTGGATGAGTTCTTTGATCACCTGTCCGAGCAGGGGGTGGACGTGATCAACGAACGCGACGATGAAGAAGATGAGGACGATGAGAGCCAGGAGCGCGACCAGGAAGAGGAGCGCTTTGATCTGAATGACCTGACCATGCCGCCCGGTGTCAAAATCAGCGACCCGGTTCGGATGTACCTGAAGGAGATTGGCCGTGTTCCTTTGCTCTCCGCTGCAGAGGAGATTGAGCTTGCCAAGCGGATTGAAGAAGGAGACGAAGAAGCCAAGCGGCGGCTCGCGGAAGCCAACCTTCGCCTGGTGGTCAGCATCGCAAAGCGGTACGTTGGCCGTGGGATGCTGTTCTTGGATTTGATTCAGGAAGGTAATTTGGGGCTCATCAAAGCCGTGGAGAAGTTTGATTACCGGAAGGGTTACAAGTTCAGCACGTATGCAACCTGGTGGATTCGGCAGGCCATCACACGGGCGATTGCCGACCAGGCGAGAACGATTCGGATTCCTGTGCATATGGTTGAAACCATCAACAAGCTGATTCGCATCTCGCGTCAGCTGCTTCAGGAATTGGGACGTGAGCCGACCGCCGAGGAAATTGCTGCGGAGATGGACATGACACCGGAAAAGGTGCGCGAAATCCAGAAGATCGCTCAGGAGCCCGTTTCGTTGGAAACGCCGATTGGTGAAGAGGATGACTCGCACTTAGGGGACTTTATCCCTGACGATGAGGCGCCTGCGCCGGCGGACGCTGCAGCGTACGAGCTGCTGAAGGAACAATTGGAAGACGTTCTGGACACCCTCACAGAACGGGAAGAGAACGTCCTGCGCTTGCGGTTCGGACTGGATGACGGCAGAACGCGGACGTTGGAGGAAGTAGGCAAGGTCTTTGGCGTGACGCGGGAACGCATCCGCCAAATCGAGGCCAAAGCGTTGCGCAAACTCCGGCATCCAAGCAGGAGCAAGCGGTTGAAGGACTTCCTCGAATAA
- a CDS encoding acyl-CoA dehydrogenase, whose amino-acid sequence MDFELTREQKMIRDTVREFAEAEIAPNAAEWDRTEAFPLETFRKMGELGFLGIPFPEEYGGSGGDMVSYCLAVEEIGRACGGTGLSFEAHVSLACTPIYLYGTEEQKKKYLVPLARGESLGSFGLTEPGAGSDAGGTKTTAALDGDEWVINGTKIFNTNGGVASTVVLTAVTDKENRGISAFIVPTNVPGFSVSKAYEKLGMRASNTVELILEDVRVPKENLLGPLNAGFKQFLSTLDGGRVAISGLAIGIARAAFETALAYAKTRVQFGQSISKFQAIQHKLADMAMHIELARNAMLKAAWLCDQGKPFSLEASYSKLFSSEMCTRTCEQAVQILGGYGYMREYSVERNYRDAKLIEIGEGTSEVQRLVIARHLGC is encoded by the coding sequence GTGGATTTCGAACTGACCAGGGAACAAAAAATGATTCGGGACACCGTCCGGGAATTTGCAGAGGCTGAAATCGCACCGAACGCGGCCGAATGGGACCGGACCGAGGCGTTTCCGCTGGAGACCTTCCGCAAGATGGGGGAGCTGGGCTTCTTGGGCATTCCTTTCCCCGAAGAGTATGGCGGATCAGGCGGGGACATGGTGAGTTACTGCCTGGCGGTGGAGGAAATTGGCCGTGCGTGCGGCGGAACTGGACTCAGTTTTGAGGCGCATGTTTCATTGGCCTGCACACCCATCTATCTCTACGGCACAGAAGAGCAGAAAAAGAAGTATCTCGTGCCGCTGGCGAGAGGAGAGTCGCTGGGTTCGTTTGGACTGACTGAACCGGGGGCCGGTTCGGATGCCGGGGGAACCAAAACGACGGCCGCCCTCGATGGAGACGAATGGGTCATCAACGGCACGAAAATTTTTAACACCAACGGCGGCGTGGCGTCCACGGTCGTGTTGACCGCCGTCACCGACAAGGAGAACCGCGGAATCAGCGCGTTCATCGTGCCCACCAATGTGCCAGGGTTCAGCGTCAGCAAAGCGTACGAAAAGCTGGGGATGCGCGCGTCCAACACGGTCGAACTCATCCTGGAGGATGTCCGCGTTCCGAAGGAAAACCTGCTTGGCCCGCTCAATGCCGGGTTCAAACAGTTTTTGTCGACACTCGACGGCGGCCGCGTGGCCATTTCCGGACTTGCCATCGGCATCGCGCGCGCTGCGTTTGAAACAGCTTTAGCGTACGCCAAGACGCGTGTCCAGTTTGGCCAGTCCATCTCCAAATTCCAGGCCATTCAGCACAAACTGGCGGACATGGCGATGCACATCGAATTGGCGCGGAACGCCATGCTGAAAGCAGCTTGGCTGTGCGACCAGGGTAAGCCATTTTCACTGGAGGCGTCGTATTCGAAGCTGTTCTCTTCCGAGATGTGCACCCGGACCTGTGAGCAAGCCGTTCAGATTCTCGGCGGCTACGGGTATATGCGGGAGTACTCGGTCGAACGAAATTACCGGGACGCCAAGCTGATTGAAATCGGCGAAGGAACCTCCGAAGTGCAGCGTCTCGTGATTGCCCGTCATCTCGGTTGTTAG
- a CDS encoding YdcF family protein: MIYFICAGSACVVLLAFGFLRAAAYGIRRQGRRERPLPADTGIVLGAYTDGYRPSDPLVARLRAALHLYRHGYVRVLIVSGGRGEDETVAESSSMKRFLILNGVPPEVILEDRRSRDTWENLRNSMSLMQTYHLKTAVIITSDYHLPRALAVARQLGMNATGYAAWSTQRELRTAYREVLARIKYTVTGQAAI, translated from the coding sequence GTGATCTACTTCATTTGCGCCGGAAGCGCATGTGTTGTGCTGCTTGCCTTTGGTTTTCTGCGAGCCGCCGCTTATGGCATTCGCCGGCAGGGACGCAGGGAGCGGCCGCTGCCAGCGGACACGGGCATTGTGCTCGGGGCGTATACCGACGGGTACCGCCCCAGCGACCCGTTGGTCGCCAGGCTTCGTGCGGCCCTGCACCTGTATCGGCATGGCTATGTACGCGTACTCATCGTCAGCGGCGGCCGCGGAGAAGACGAAACGGTCGCGGAGTCCAGCTCGATGAAGCGGTTCCTCATTTTAAACGGCGTACCGCCGGAAGTCATCCTCGAAGATCGCCGCTCCAGGGATACGTGGGAGAACCTGCGCAACAGCATGTCTCTGATGCAGACGTACCATCTGAAGACGGCCGTGATTATCACCAGCGACTACCACTTGCCGCGGGCCCTCGCCGTGGCACGGCAGCTTGGCATGAACGCCACCGGCTACGCTGCCTGGTCGACGCAGCGTGAACTGCGTACCGCCTACCGTGAGGTTCTGGCCAGAATCAAGTATACTGTGACTGGGCAAGCAGCCATTTGA
- a CDS encoding tRNA (adenine(22)-N(1))-methyltransferase, giving the protein MSISLSHRLQAIADVIPPGSVVVDVGTDHALLPIYLIQSGVAARVIATDIADGPADVARRNVEAHGLSERISVRCGDGLATVGPGEAQTIVIAGMGGATIRDILAGTPSVVGAARRIIVQPMNLAQHARAYFFTHGFRLVTECALTDGGKYYEIIAAEPGEPVEYEGYHADRVALEMAWMFGPQLLRSPNASVRAHVADTVQRWGERYERMKASRRPAVTQQAEALLARRAWLEGWLHNVGDPITASREATGGTECGNNHTGCH; this is encoded by the coding sequence TTGTCAATTTCACTCTCACATCGGCTGCAGGCCATCGCGGATGTCATTCCCCCAGGGTCGGTCGTTGTCGACGTCGGGACCGACCACGCCTTGCTGCCGATTTACCTGATTCAATCGGGCGTGGCTGCACGGGTCATCGCGACCGACATTGCCGACGGTCCTGCCGACGTGGCCAGGAGAAATGTGGAAGCGCACGGACTGTCCGAGCGTATTTCTGTGCGCTGCGGGGACGGGCTTGCGACGGTTGGACCGGGTGAAGCACAGACCATCGTCATCGCCGGCATGGGCGGCGCGACCATCCGCGACATTCTGGCTGGCACACCATCCGTCGTGGGCGCGGCGCGGCGCATCATTGTGCAGCCCATGAATCTCGCCCAGCACGCCCGCGCCTATTTCTTTACGCACGGCTTTCGCCTTGTGACAGAGTGCGCACTGACGGACGGTGGCAAATACTACGAAATCATCGCAGCCGAACCAGGCGAGCCAGTGGAGTATGAGGGCTATCATGCCGATCGCGTCGCACTGGAGATGGCTTGGATGTTTGGCCCGCAGTTGCTAAGGTCTCCGAATGCGTCCGTGCGGGCGCATGTGGCAGATACAGTGCAGCGCTGGGGGGAACGATACGAACGAATGAAAGCGAGCCGTCGACCGGCGGTCACGCAGCAGGCGGAGGCCCTGTTGGCCCGCAGGGCCTGGCTGGAAGGCTGGCTGCACAATGTGGGGGATCCAATCACGGCAAGCCGCGAGGCCACAGGAGGGACGGAGTGTGGCAACAACCATACAGGATGTCATTGA
- a CDS encoding Nif3-like dinuclear metal center hexameric protein — translation MATTIQDVIDVMEQFAPPSLAFPNDPVGLQVGRTDRPVRRVWLALDASCAVIEQAAAAQADLLITHHELFYRPLPKLDTSTWRGRAIATAILHDLTIYAAHTNLDVTEGGVNDVLAERLGLKDVEILDRMKNEQLRKLVVFVPTTHAEAVRDAVCSAGAGHIGQYSHCTFNTPGTGTFLPLAGTQPYIGQVGSITATDEVRIETVVPASQTERVIRAMLEAHPYEEVAYDLYPLEIMGRPYGIGRVGNLPAPTSLGVFADQVRQSLGLTHIRFGGNPDLLVERVAVLGGSGGRWVAKAIEQGAQVLVTSDCDHHVVAEAWEEGLAVIDATHAALERPVLERVKSVIDQAFGHSLQVTIADVHEDPFHWI, via the coding sequence GTGGCAACAACCATACAGGATGTCATTGATGTCATGGAACAGTTTGCGCCGCCCAGTTTGGCGTTTCCGAACGATCCGGTGGGACTGCAGGTGGGGCGCACCGACCGACCGGTGCGGCGCGTCTGGCTGGCGCTCGATGCGTCCTGCGCCGTGATCGAACAAGCGGCCGCGGCGCAGGCGGACCTGCTCATCACGCACCACGAGCTGTTTTACAGGCCGCTGCCAAAACTCGATACCTCGACTTGGCGGGGGCGGGCCATCGCGACGGCGATTTTGCACGACCTCACCATTTATGCAGCGCACACGAACCTCGATGTGACCGAGGGCGGCGTGAACGACGTGCTGGCAGAACGGCTGGGTCTGAAGGATGTCGAGATTCTCGACCGGATGAAGAACGAACAGCTGCGCAAACTGGTCGTCTTTGTGCCGACGACCCACGCCGAAGCCGTTCGGGACGCAGTGTGCAGCGCAGGCGCGGGCCACATTGGTCAGTACAGCCACTGCACCTTCAACACGCCGGGGACCGGGACGTTTCTGCCGCTCGCGGGGACGCAGCCGTACATCGGCCAGGTTGGTTCCATCACGGCGACCGATGAGGTGCGTATTGAAACGGTGGTGCCGGCATCGCAGACGGAGCGCGTGATTCGCGCGATGCTCGAGGCACACCCCTACGAGGAAGTCGCGTATGACCTGTATCCGCTGGAAATCATGGGCCGGCCCTACGGCATCGGCCGCGTGGGGAATCTGCCCGCTCCGACCTCGTTAGGGGTGTTTGCCGACCAAGTCCGTCAGTCCCTGGGACTCACGCACATTCGCTTCGGCGGAAACCCGGACCTGTTGGTGGAGCGCGTGGCGGTGCTGGGCGGATCCGGCGGTCGATGGGTCGCTAAGGCGATTGAGCAGGGGGCACAGGTGCTGGTCACGTCGGACTGTGACCACCATGTGGTGGCAGAAGCATGGGAAGAAGGGCTCGCCGTGATCGACGCGACGCACGCTGCCCTCGAGCGGCCGGTGTTGGAACGGGTGAAAAGCGTGATCGACCAAGCGTTTGGCCACAGCCTGCAGGTCACCATCGCGGACGTGCACGAAGACCCGTTTCATTGGATATAA
- a CDS encoding tyrosine-type recombinase/integrase: MARRNPNANFFQQSVQQFGHCDPQPVEKLSVAEAIKLAKSHWQGQNVSVETYVSYSSHLKEFSIWAHENLRPCLISEMNGWYTAKYREYLCTRQSMRGGKLSGTTIQHHLDTLSSFFRVMVLFRQMENNPLDYIEGPNSRHNRLLSVPKRPCPLTVDVANQLLSLKYDYRLGLRDRVMLHFLILFAPRTSELAELTWMDLEWNKITIERKKKNEPGTFVVPTYLFQWLQEMREKYGAKADDPIFPSQGGKRGLSARGIRQVIKRLGERVGINLCPKDFRTLLMSELSRTEDGKLVQMFVGHLGEQTSKKFYVKRARSEVQHTLDVWKEAILSGVNLTDGFEEDEAA; encoded by the coding sequence GTGGCGAGGCGAAATCCGAACGCAAACTTTTTTCAGCAATCTGTGCAGCAGTTCGGACATTGCGACCCCCAACCCGTTGAGAAGCTCAGCGTGGCGGAGGCGATTAAACTGGCAAAAAGCCACTGGCAAGGCCAGAATGTGTCTGTAGAGACCTACGTTTCATATAGCAGTCATCTCAAGGAGTTCTCCATTTGGGCTCATGAAAATCTGCGGCCATGCCTCATTTCAGAAATGAACGGCTGGTACACAGCGAAATATCGGGAGTACCTCTGCACTCGCCAAAGCATGCGAGGTGGCAAACTTTCAGGGACGACTATTCAGCATCATCTGGATACGCTTTCCTCGTTCTTTCGGGTCATGGTTCTGTTCAGACAAATGGAAAACAATCCACTTGACTATATCGAGGGGCCCAACAGTCGGCATAATAGGTTGCTGTCGGTGCCAAAGAGACCTTGCCCGTTGACTGTGGACGTCGCAAATCAACTGCTGTCATTGAAGTACGATTATCGCCTGGGATTGCGTGATCGGGTCATGCTACACTTCTTGATCCTCTTTGCACCACGTACTTCCGAATTGGCTGAACTGACCTGGATGGATTTAGAGTGGAACAAGATCACGATAGAACGGAAGAAAAAGAACGAGCCTGGGACGTTTGTGGTGCCAACGTATCTGTTTCAGTGGCTACAGGAGATGAGGGAAAAGTACGGCGCAAAAGCGGATGACCCGATTTTCCCAAGCCAGGGCGGCAAACGAGGCTTGTCGGCTAGGGGGATTCGTCAGGTGATCAAACGTCTCGGTGAGAGGGTCGGCATCAATCTTTGCCCTAAGGATTTCCGGACTCTGTTGATGTCAGAGTTGAGCCGTACGGAGGATGGGAAACTGGTACAGATGTTCGTCGGGCACTTGGGTGAACAAACGTCGAAGAAGTTTTATGTTAAGAGGGCACGGTCAGAAGTACAGCATACACTTGATGTTTGGAAAGAGGCTATCCTGTCTGGAGTAAATCTCACGGATGGTTTTGAGGAAGACGAAGCTGCTTGA
- a CDS encoding class I SAM-dependent methyltransferase, with translation MNDEHERWNKKYANRGPNLFQPEEFLVQRTHLLRPGTVLDVACGDGRHAIFLARTGFSVTGVDFSEQGLRRLETFSANEGLHVKTHHRDLNVQGTLTDLGSFKNVIVLHFKPELHTFNEMVSVLRPDGILLMTSFNTRQHDEKGFGKDFCYTEREYVDVNESLELMEYISYEDERGYFDGYVFRKK, from the coding sequence GTGAACGACGAGCACGAACGCTGGAACAAGAAATACGCTAATCGAGGTCCAAACTTATTTCAACCGGAGGAATTCCTTGTCCAGCGCACGCATCTGCTGCGTCCGGGGACAGTTCTCGACGTTGCTTGTGGAGACGGCAGACATGCAATATTCCTGGCTCGGACTGGGTTTTCTGTAACAGGAGTTGATTTTTCGGAGCAGGGTCTAAGACGTCTCGAAACCTTCTCAGCGAACGAAGGATTGCACGTGAAGACTCATCATCGTGACTTGAACGTACAAGGCACACTGACTGACCTGGGATCGTTCAAAAATGTCATTGTCCTGCATTTCAAGCCCGAATTACATACCTTCAACGAAATGGTAAGCGTCCTTCGACCTGACGGTATTTTGCTTATGACCTCCTTCAACACGAGGCAACATGATGAAAAAGGATTCGGCAAGGATTTTTGCTATACCGAAAGGGAATACGTTGATGTGAATGAATCCCTTGAACTGATGGAATACATTTCATATGAGGACGAACGTGGCTATTTCGACGGATACGTTTTTCGCAAGAAATAG
- a CDS encoding IS110 family RNA-guided transposase yields MSISQNRKIRRITDSTLVVGADIAKKIHVARASNARGIELGRPLSFDNTRRGMEKLLAWMRTLMADHGCDNVVFGVEPTGHYWMNLAQFLRQHGIDVVLVNPLHVKKSKELDDNNPTKNDHKDARVISQLVKDGRYSVPNIPKDIYAELRVGMNQRERLIEDLKRVQGRIHNWLDRFFPEFTEVFRDWEGKAALVCLHECPCPQDIQAKAAEDIVHMWREHGISRGVGKKRATYLVEMASQSVGLTEGLQMARQELKMLLDQYDLLQEQLSDLLEQIERLLDRISGAAQMLSVPGVGVVTVAGFLAEVEELSAYEHWRQVQKLAGFNLKENSSGKHKGQTKITKRGRPRLRALLYRCVLILVAKNPQFQALHQYYTTRVDNPLRPMSSLIALCCKLIRILFTLGRKQVPYDPEKAMGPVRSAQLFAA; encoded by the coding sequence ATGAGTATATCGCAAAACCGTAAGATTCGCCGCATCACAGATTCAACCTTGGTCGTCGGTGCAGACATTGCCAAGAAAATACATGTGGCACGTGCGAGCAATGCGCGCGGTATTGAGCTTGGCAGGCCTCTGTCCTTTGACAATACCAGACGCGGCATGGAAAAGCTTCTTGCGTGGATGCGCACGCTCATGGCCGATCACGGCTGTGACAATGTGGTGTTCGGCGTCGAGCCCACCGGACACTATTGGATGAATCTAGCTCAATTTCTTCGCCAACACGGGATTGACGTCGTTCTGGTCAATCCCCTGCACGTGAAAAAGAGCAAAGAGCTGGACGACAATAATCCGACGAAGAATGACCACAAGGATGCCCGCGTCATCTCGCAGTTGGTCAAAGACGGACGCTACTCCGTACCCAACATCCCCAAGGATATCTACGCTGAGCTGCGCGTGGGGATGAACCAACGAGAGCGTCTAATCGAAGACCTCAAGCGAGTGCAGGGCCGTATCCACAACTGGCTCGACCGGTTCTTTCCGGAGTTTACGGAGGTATTTCGGGACTGGGAGGGTAAAGCAGCGCTGGTGTGTCTGCACGAGTGCCCTTGCCCACAGGACATTCAGGCTAAAGCAGCAGAAGACATTGTCCACATGTGGAGGGAACATGGCATTTCGCGGGGCGTTGGCAAAAAACGGGCCACATACCTTGTGGAAATGGCCTCCCAATCGGTTGGGTTAACCGAAGGACTGCAGATGGCACGCCAGGAGTTGAAGATGCTGCTTGACCAATATGACTTGTTGCAGGAGCAGTTAAGCGATCTGCTGGAGCAAATCGAGCGTTTGCTGGACCGAATTTCGGGAGCCGCTCAGATGCTCAGTGTACCTGGCGTGGGCGTCGTCACCGTGGCAGGATTCCTGGCCGAAGTGGAGGAACTGTCCGCCTACGAACACTGGCGACAGGTTCAAAAACTTGCCGGGTTCAATCTCAAGGAGAACAGTTCCGGCAAACACAAAGGTCAGACAAAGATCACAAAACGCGGACGGCCAAGATTACGCGCGTTGCTGTACCGCTGCGTGCTGATTCTGGTGGCAAAGAATCCACAGTTTCAGGCGCTGCACCAGTATTACACCACGCGTGTGGATAACCCGCTGCGGCCCATGTCGTCGCTGATTGCCCTGTGTTGTAAGCTGATTCGCATCTTGTTCACTCTCGGGCGTAAGCAAGTCCCATACGACCCTGAAAAGGCAATGGGACCCGTTCGCTCGGCTCAGCTGTTTGCTGCGTAA
- a CDS encoding YfiT family bacillithiol transferase, whose product MDEVRYPLGKFVPIQEVSDEQRKAWIKDIVDAPSKLNQAVESLLPEQLDTPYREGGWTVRQIVHHLAENDVLVYTRFKHALTEENPQILPAMENLWAELPDQSAPVSSSLRLFELIHERWAALLNGMSTEDFSRTFVHPASGVWSLDKALGVYSWHDRHHTAQIKAFRERMGW is encoded by the coding sequence ATGGATGAAGTACGTTACCCACTTGGAAAGTTTGTACCGATACAGGAGGTATCCGACGAGCAACGGAAAGCTTGGATCAAGGACATTGTTGACGCACCCTCCAAACTCAATCAGGCTGTGGAAAGCTTGTTGCCCGAGCAACTTGACACACCGTATCGGGAGGGCGGTTGGACCGTACGTCAAATTGTTCACCATTTAGCGGAAAACGACGTGCTCGTGTATACCCGATTCAAGCATGCGTTGACTGAAGAGAATCCACAGATCCTGCCTGCCATGGAGAATTTGTGGGCGGAGTTACCGGATCAAAGCGCGCCGGTAAGTTCGTCGTTGCGATTATTTGAATTGATCCATGAACGCTGGGCTGCATTACTCAATGGCATGTCCACTGAAGACTTCTCTCGTACGTTTGTCCATCCGGCAAGTGGGGTTTGGAGTTTGGATAAAGCGCTGGGTGTATATTCATGGCATGACAGGCACCATACGGCTCAAATCAAGGCTTTTCGAGAACGAATGGGATGGTAG
- a CDS encoding GNAT family N-acetyltransferase, producing the protein MAEDLREERDTTELQALAKSVGWKITTDQAGSLLAPKGTVLGYRHDGQLIASAGLYTYGSELASLGVVIFLAYQRKGLGKRIVMRCLIEAERIHSPVTLVTTEQGFLLYESLGFRTVGYVHRFEADSAFRGKMKTLGKTCRCLKRVTC; encoded by the coding sequence TTGGCCGAAGACTTGCGAGAAGAAAGAGATACCACCGAATTACAAGCCTTGGCCAAGAGTGTTGGATGGAAAATCACCACGGATCAGGCTGGGTCACTTCTTGCGCCTAAGGGCACTGTGCTCGGATATCGGCACGACGGACAACTGATTGCGAGTGCCGGCCTTTATACATATGGAAGTGAGTTGGCGTCCCTGGGCGTTGTTATCTTCCTAGCTTATCAGCGGAAAGGACTCGGCAAGCGGATTGTCATGAGGTGCCTGATAGAAGCGGAACGGATCCATTCACCGGTCACACTTGTGACAACAGAACAGGGGTTTCTGCTGTATGAGTCACTTGGGTTCCGCACCGTCGGATATGTTCATCGCTTCGAGGCAGATTCTGCTTTTCGTGGTAAGATGAAAACTCTAGGCAAAACGTGTCGATGCTTGAAAAGAGTGACTTGTTAG
- a CDS encoding GNAT family N-acetyltransferase has translation MIAQNGEAAIDLARSLYSDWKGRVWIDVPNEQTSSMGRLSCSGFSEVVVSL, from the coding sequence GTGATTGCACAAAACGGGGAGGCGGCCATCGACCTAGCTCGAAGCCTGTATTCCGATTGGAAGGGGCGAGTGTGGATCGATGTTCCGAATGAACAAACCTCCTCCATGGGCCGGCTGTCGTGTTCCGGCTTTAGCGAAGTGGTGGTGTCTCTGTGA